In Oryza sativa Japonica Group chromosome 3, ASM3414082v1, one DNA window encodes the following:
- the LOC107280254 gene encoding uncharacterized protein, which translates to MARGSAPLEGSVLPPSRILSERQAGLPRRFMPESATGQEVVALGEGRLAPHYPGRSVFFLSFAMAGLVPPFSIFFMDILEFYDLQMAHLTPNAIITLAIFAHLCEMFIGVRPSLRLFRWFFTVQPVSPPTEVGGCYFQPRGQVLNRYIPCVLRKKWDDWKSDWFYTPLADEARLRLPSQPPAQASSWRAAVDLGDGYDAVLDRLAGLRSQGLTGAMVFGDYLRRRIAPLQRRARGAWEYTGPEDIMRTHQGRKWDPEDFRMVVQRVLNLSSVEASLIPQGVLPLCCDPERANILTIMQEVGASRERAPRGHDGEGGSRRGEQSTPGGGRASGPRDGGPGGSRPADARGKRKQEGTPPPSPPRGGGAVRASSRRPEGAVPTPQPEGERKKKRLRKMGGIVPCRGNLISPPRWSFSRPPRRFVPAPTAAVFILPSPKASFHSPVSFCLLVFLLPQRDPVAPPPRHSKSGRSEAEETATAEARRREADRREAADRLREAEEAAQEAVRVRQAEKAAREEARLRRAGESVREAEAARARQAACQTPDPTPPEGTTTSEATHDEAAGVPLGPDPSGDTWDEPASRDAPESGTSSAAPLSVEPFLQALAAANSTVLDGLSAQMEALQAERAELDTAWARVEEGRRSVEAMVEAGRKAHHRHTSQLEARRRELVEIAREVEEERETALIATAVLDEARDDLRLQYGSRAAELEEKLDAARGVLDAAAARERRAAEKEAASRQREEALEVRATALEERARALDVKERDLADREAAVATREATLASHEAACAEEESALRLHEDALTERERALEEAEAAAQRLADSLFLREAAREEQARRKLEGARAERAALDQRAAELEARAKELDARAHSGGAAAGHGDLAARLAAAEHTIAKLQGALDSSAGEVEALRLASEVGPGMLRDAVSRLDRAGRQAGLWGGRHAKYAANQGGLAQCLSEMAGALQRLPEELEETIKSSSRDLARGAVELVLASYQARDPDFSPWAALEEFPPGTEDGARARVRDAADYIVHSFEGTAPRLAFALDSDEEGGDDGADDSGDEADGPGAPE; encoded by the coding sequence atggcacggggctccgcaccgctcgagggtagcgtgctgccgccttcccgcatcttgagcgagaggcaggccgggctgccgcgccgattcatgccggaatctgccaccggccaggaggtggtcgcgctgggcgagggacgcctggcgccacactacccggggcggtccgtcttcttcctctctttcgcaatggcggggctggtcccgccattctctatttttttcatggatattctggagttttatgatctccagatggcgcacctcacccccaacgcgataaTAACGTTGGCCATCTTTGCGCACttgtgcgagatgtttatcggggtgcgcccatctctccggctgttccggtggttcttcaccgtacagccggtgtcgccgccgacggaagtcggtggctgctacttccagccgcgggggcaggtgctgaaccgctacattccctgcgtccttcgcaaaaagtgggacgactggaagagcgattggttctacacccccctcgccgacgaagcgcgcctccgacttccgagccagcctccggcgcaggcctccagctggcgggcggcggtagatctgggagacggctacgacgccgttcttgaccgcctggcgggtctgcgatcccaggggctcacgggggccatggtgttcggcgactaccttcgtcgccggatcgcgccgcttcagcggcgcgcccggggcgcctgggagtacaccgggcccgaggacatcatgaggacccaccaggggcgcaaatgggaccctgaggacttcaggatggtggtccaacgggtgctgaatctcagctccgtggaggcatccctcatcccccaaggggtcctccccctctgctgcgatccagagcgcgccaacatcctgaccatcatgcaggaggTCGGGGCATCGAGGGAGCgggccccccgaggccacgacggcgagggcgggagccgcaggggggaacaatctaccccgggagggggtcgtgcttctgggccccgcgacgggggcccggggggcagccgccctgccgacgcccgggggaagaggaagcaggagggcacccctcccccatctcctccccgagggggcggggcggtgcgtgccagcagcagacgcccggagggtgccgtgccgacgccgcagcccgagggggagcgaaagaagaaacggctccgcaagatgggggggatcgtgccatgccgggggaacctcatctcgcccccgaggtggtcgtttagccgacctccccgcaggttcgtccccgcgcccaccgcggccgtatttattctcccatctcccaaggcgagttttcactcacccgtttctttttgtcttctggtttttcttctgcctcagcgagatcccgtcgcgccccccccccgccattccaagtccggccggtctgaggccgaggagacggcgacagcggaggcccggaggcgggaagctgaccggcgagaagccgcggaccgcctccgggaagccgaggaggctgcccaggaggccgtccgggttcgccaggctgagaaggccgctcgggaggaggccagactccgccgggccggggagtccgtccgggaggcagaggcggcgcgcgcacgccaggcggcctgccaaacccccgacccgactccgcccgaggggACGAcaacttccgaggccacccacgacgaggccgcgggcgtgccgctcgggcccgacccctcgggcgacacttgggacgagccagcttcgagggacgcccccgagtccggcacgtcttccgctgccccactgagcgtgGAGCCCTTCCtacaggccttggccgccgcgaacagcacggtgctggacgggttaagtgcccagatggaggccctgcaggcggagcgggcggagctcgacacggcgtgggcgcgcgtcgaggaggggcggcgctcggtggaggccatggtggaggctgGCCGCAAGGCGCACCACCGGCACACCTcacagctcgaggcccgtcgtagggagCTGGTGGAGATCGctagggaggtggaggaggagcgggagactgccctcatcgccaccgccgtgctcgacgaggcgcgggacgacctccgcctccaatacgggagccgggcggcggagctagaggagaagctcgacgccgcccggggagtccttgatgccgccgctgcacgggaacggcgggcggcggagaaagAGGCGGCGTCCCGccagcgcgaagaggcccttgaggttcgcgccacggcgctggaggagcgtgcccgcgccctggacgtgaaggagagagacctggcggaccgcgaggccgccgtcgccacccgggaggcaacactggcgtcgcacgaggccgcctgcgccgaagaggagtccgcactccgcctccacgaggacgcgctcaccgaacgggagcgagctctcgaggaggccgaggccgcggcgcagcggctggcggacagcctgttcctccgcgaggcagcgcgggaggagcaggcacGCCGCAAactggaaggcgcccgcgccgagagggccgcactggatcagcgggccgctgagctcgaggcgcgggcgaaggagctggacgcgagagcgcacagcggcggggcggccgcgggccacggcgacctagccgcccgcctcgcagccgccgaacacaccatcgccaagctgcagggcgcgctggactcgtccgccggggaggtcgaggccctccgcttggcgagtgaggtagggcccggcatgcttcgggacgccgtctcccgtctagaccgcgccgggcggcaggcgggtctctggggcgggcggcacgcgaagtacgccgccaaccaggggggcctcgcccagtgcctctcagagatggccggggccctccagcggctccccgaggagctcgaggagacgatcaagtcatcctcgagggacctcgccc